In one window of Corynebacterium mycetoides DNA:
- a CDS encoding amino acid permease, with amino-acid sequence MTPTHNNGSDSQPGPALPELHSEEHLKQARDEFHMENLTPADADQIRLNRRGSDPNGTFLSWVITLFGTAVGAGILFLPLNAGSFGFWPLVIATIFIGPLVFFSHRMYARIVGASPEKGLDVLQVVTALTGRKRGVITAVMYWLAIYPTVLVYAISITNTMDSFLVNQMHLGQVNRVLLATVCVGLLTGAFALGKKATLWFANILVYPLIVSLAGVSVYLIPRWDLASFRSYESPTPPWQALLLILPVLVFSFSHMAAISQFALDVQKAKNGDVAATERQVSRIELITSALLVAFTMFFVWSCTLALGARGLEEATAQNLPVLSYFANVTNTPFMAVITPIVAICAIASSYFGHLLGTEEGTTYLVRVIAPQATHGISDRVLRGSVLAFVFITGVAVAVINPSILDFISVIGGIFMTFLVYLVPFLLFRRAKAYAHYANRPDALIVGVMGVVIMAVSVWEIFR; translated from the coding sequence ATGACCCCAACTCACAACAACGGCTCCGACAGCCAGCCGGGCCCCGCCTTGCCGGAGCTCCACAGCGAGGAGCACCTGAAGCAGGCGCGCGATGAGTTCCACATGGAGAACCTCACCCCCGCCGACGCGGATCAGATTCGCCTCAACCGACGGGGCTCTGACCCGAACGGCACCTTCCTGTCATGGGTGATCACGCTCTTCGGCACGGCGGTGGGGGCCGGAATCCTCTTCCTCCCGCTCAACGCCGGCAGCTTCGGGTTCTGGCCCCTGGTGATCGCCACCATTTTCATCGGTCCCCTCGTCTTCTTCTCCCACCGCATGTACGCCCGCATTGTCGGCGCCTCGCCCGAGAAAGGGCTCGACGTGCTGCAGGTAGTTACCGCTTTGACGGGGCGCAAGCGCGGCGTGATCACCGCCGTGATGTACTGGTTGGCCATTTACCCCACGGTACTGGTCTACGCGATATCGATCACCAACACGATGGACAGTTTCCTGGTCAACCAGATGCACCTGGGCCAGGTCAACCGCGTGTTGCTGGCCACGGTGTGCGTCGGCCTGTTAACCGGAGCTTTCGCCCTGGGCAAGAAGGCGACACTGTGGTTCGCGAACATCCTCGTCTACCCCCTTATCGTCTCCCTGGCCGGTGTGTCGGTCTACCTCATCCCCCGGTGGGATCTCGCGAGCTTCCGCTCGTACGAGTCGCCGACTCCGCCGTGGCAGGCGCTGCTGCTGATCTTGCCGGTGCTCGTGTTCTCCTTCAGCCACATGGCCGCGATCTCGCAGTTCGCCCTCGACGTGCAGAAGGCCAAAAACGGTGACGTCGCCGCGACTGAGCGGCAGGTCTCGCGCATCGAGTTGATCACCTCTGCCCTGCTCGTCGCCTTCACCATGTTTTTCGTGTGGTCGTGTACGCTCGCGCTGGGGGCGCGCGGTCTCGAGGAGGCGACCGCCCAGAACCTGCCCGTGCTCAGCTACTTCGCCAACGTCACCAACACCCCGTTCATGGCAGTGATCACCCCGATTGTCGCGATCTGCGCAATCGCGTCCTCCTACTTCGGCCACCTCCTGGGCACGGAGGAGGGCACCACCTACCTGGTGCGCGTCATCGCGCCGCAGGCGACGCACGGAATCAGTGACCGCGTGCTGCGTGGGTCGGTGCTTGCGTTCGTCTTCATCACCGGGGTGGCGGTTGCGGTAATCAACCCGTCGATCCTCGACTTCATCTCCGTCATCGGCGGCATCTTCATGACGTTCTTGGTCTACCTCGTGCCGTTCCTGCTGTTCCGCAGGGCCAAGGCCTACGCCCACTACGCCAACCGCCCCGACGCGCTTATCGTCGGCGTCATGGGTGTGGTGATCATGGCCGTATCCGTGTGGGAGATCTTCCGCTAG
- a CDS encoding DUF5129 domain-containing protein, with translation MASGAQIGAVVAITALVGLGVGVPAASLVDIPTREQVAVSTVGAPNVVIDDPHDLLSPEDEARMMRDAERLDAPSTVQTLHWMVFNQTHENVNDTVEEFMRDNYPDQIREDTFADGVLIIGAGTEQRQVFAFGGEDVADQLYLREGERLERVNDAMKPGMRDNNIPAAMFAGASTAMDAADIESYVIGDARGDRIGSGVAAGVLAGGVGLAGSAFTVGSINRRRRAVAQGREDFELVTREYAQLGQRLNEVDIRANSLSSAFADKEMRAQWAEVRDRFLGLHETVSGAGGIASINMDDDKQVWEHRKQLADAAESVRHTSNAEDNINRLFAVENGDAAARRSDLTDIREDIMQARLGVRDKGIKAELANLESRVDELDRNPTDPQFLDKFVRVLGDYRVLLDAVKRKEFSDVTEHTKLERPAIYDTSFHYSGYVPYVAMSSWHDSNVEAERAAQSSSSTNSSFSSGFSGSGGSSSY, from the coding sequence ATGGCGAGTGGTGCGCAAATCGGCGCGGTAGTGGCAATCACGGCCCTGGTGGGCCTCGGCGTTGGCGTGCCCGCTGCGTCCCTTGTCGACATCCCCACACGCGAACAAGTCGCGGTGAGCACAGTGGGCGCGCCGAACGTTGTCATTGACGACCCGCATGATCTGCTCTCCCCCGAGGACGAGGCGCGCATGATGCGGGACGCCGAGCGCCTCGACGCTCCGTCGACCGTGCAGACGCTCCACTGGATGGTGTTCAACCAGACGCACGAGAATGTCAACGACACCGTCGAGGAGTTCATGCGTGACAATTATCCCGACCAGATCCGCGAGGACACATTCGCCGACGGGGTGCTCATCATCGGCGCCGGCACCGAGCAGCGTCAGGTGTTCGCATTCGGCGGCGAGGACGTCGCCGATCAGCTCTACCTGCGCGAAGGTGAGCGGCTGGAGAGGGTAAACGACGCCATGAAGCCGGGCATGCGCGACAACAACATCCCGGCGGCAATGTTCGCCGGCGCTAGCACGGCCATGGATGCCGCGGACATTGAGTCCTACGTCATTGGTGACGCGAGGGGCGACAGAATCGGCAGCGGCGTTGCCGCGGGAGTTCTCGCCGGCGGAGTGGGCTTGGCGGGATCCGCCTTCACCGTCGGTTCCATCAACCGACGCCGCAGGGCCGTGGCCCAGGGCCGCGAGGACTTTGAGCTGGTCACCCGCGAGTACGCGCAGCTGGGGCAGCGGCTGAACGAGGTAGACATCCGCGCCAACTCGCTCAGCAGCGCGTTTGCGGATAAGGAAATGCGGGCGCAGTGGGCCGAGGTGCGCGACCGCTTCCTGGGGCTGCACGAGACCGTATCTGGCGCGGGCGGGATCGCCAGCATAAACATGGACGACGACAAACAGGTGTGGGAGCACCGCAAGCAGCTAGCGGACGCCGCGGAGTCCGTTCGCCACACATCCAACGCCGAAGACAACATCAACCGCCTCTTCGCAGTGGAAAACGGAGATGCCGCCGCGCGCCGCTCGGATCTGACAGACATCCGGGAGGACATCATGCAGGCGCGTCTCGGTGTGAGAGACAAGGGCATCAAGGCGGAGCTGGCGAACCTGGAGTCCCGGGTCGACGAGCTCGACCGCAACCCCACCGACCCGCAGTTCCTGGACAAGTTCGTGCGCGTTCTGGGTGACTACCGCGTGCTTCTCGACGCAGTCAAGCGCAAGGAGTTCAGCGACGTCACGGAGCACACGAAGCTTGAACGCCCCGCGATTTACGACACCAGCTTCCACTACTCCGGCTACGTGCCGTACGTGGCCATGAGCAGCTGGCACGACTCAAACGTTGAGGCGGAGCGGGCTGCGCAATCGTCCTCCAGCACCAATTCGTCCTTCAGCTCCGGCTTTTCGGGCTCGGGCGGTTCGAGCAGCTACTAG
- a CDS encoding gluconokinase, with translation MNPGIPALRVVVMGVSGSGKSTVGAHLAAILGLDYLDGDDLHPRANVEKMASGQPLNDVDRAPWLEAVGKRLAEHPEGLVLGCSALKRAYRDLIRRYAPDVYFVHLVGSFDLLYERMKTRPGHFMPPELLNSQFATLEPLGDDEAGHVFDVSSPPEEIALNAARWLRQTSPE, from the coding sequence ATGAACCCTGGCATACCTGCGCTGCGTGTTGTCGTCATGGGTGTGTCCGGCTCGGGGAAGTCGACGGTGGGTGCGCACCTCGCCGCGATCCTCGGGCTGGACTACCTCGACGGGGATGACCTCCACCCGCGCGCGAATGTGGAGAAGATGGCATCGGGCCAGCCGCTTAACGACGTCGACCGGGCGCCCTGGCTCGAAGCCGTCGGCAAGCGGCTGGCGGAGCACCCCGAAGGCCTCGTGCTCGGATGCTCCGCGCTAAAGCGCGCCTACCGCGACCTGATTCGCCGCTATGCCCCCGATGTCTACTTCGTGCACCTCGTCGGGTCCTTTGACCTTCTGTATGAGCGCATGAAAACTCGGCCCGGCCATTTCATGCCGCCCGAGCTGCTCAACAGCCAGTTCGCCACCCTCGAGCCGCTGGGTGATGACGAAGCCGGTCATGTCTTCGATGTCTCCTCTCCCCCCGAGGAGATTGCGCTTAACGCAGCGCGGTGGCTGCGCCAAACATCGCCAGAATGA
- a CDS encoding dicarboxylate/amino acid:cation symporter: protein MKSKLLSSLLLWIVVAIVLGIVCSFFFPEWLARVFVTFNGLFSNFLGFFVPVLIFALIAPAIAGLGAGAGKWLGVTAGIAYASTIVSGLIAWGTATALYPTLLGDRTLVTNVDDPEAGGLSPFFEVEMPAPFPVMSALLLAFVIGIAMTAVKSDTMFRVLDELQGVIMKVVTSFVIPLLPLYIFGTLLNLGMNDSFGSTLAAFGTVLLLSVVMTIVIILLLYLLAGAIAGRNPFTALGNMMPAYFTALGTSSSAATIPVTYASTLKNKVDENVAGFVIPLCATIHLSGSMMKITLYALAIVYMGNMDISAAQILGFLLLLGIMMVAAPGVPGGAIMAAVGLLQANLGFDESAISLMIAAYIVVDSFGTAANVTGDGAIALIVNRFAAGRIQGYKLEQRELVDASPNASGSTVANPA from the coding sequence ATGAAATCCAAACTACTGAGCTCGCTGCTGCTCTGGATCGTCGTGGCGATCGTCCTGGGCATTGTGTGCAGTTTCTTCTTCCCGGAATGGCTCGCCCGAGTCTTCGTCACCTTCAACGGCCTGTTCTCCAACTTCCTCGGGTTCTTCGTCCCCGTGCTCATCTTCGCGCTCATCGCCCCGGCCATCGCGGGGCTGGGCGCGGGTGCGGGCAAGTGGCTCGGTGTCACAGCCGGTATCGCCTACGCCTCCACTATCGTCTCCGGCCTCATCGCGTGGGGCACCGCCACGGCCCTCTACCCCACCCTTCTGGGCGACCGCACGCTCGTGACCAACGTCGACGACCCTGAGGCCGGCGGGTTGTCCCCCTTCTTCGAGGTGGAGATGCCGGCGCCGTTCCCCGTCATGTCGGCGCTGCTCCTGGCGTTCGTCATCGGCATCGCGATGACGGCGGTGAAATCCGACACCATGTTCCGCGTCCTCGACGAGCTCCAGGGCGTGATCATGAAGGTGGTCACCTCATTCGTCATCCCGCTGCTGCCGCTCTACATCTTCGGCACCTTACTCAACCTGGGCATGAACGACAGCTTCGGCTCCACCCTGGCTGCCTTCGGCACTGTGCTGCTGCTCTCCGTGGTGATGACGATCGTGATCATCCTGCTTCTCTACCTCCTTGCCGGGGCCATCGCGGGGCGCAACCCGTTCACCGCGCTGGGCAACATGATGCCGGCCTATTTCACGGCGCTGGGCACCTCCTCGTCCGCCGCGACCATCCCGGTCACCTACGCATCCACGCTGAAGAACAAGGTGGACGAGAACGTCGCCGGCTTCGTCATTCCGCTCTGCGCCACCATCCACCTGTCGGGCTCGATGATGAAGATCACGCTCTACGCGCTGGCCATCGTGTACATGGGCAACATGGACATCTCCGCAGCGCAGATCCTCGGGTTCCTCCTGCTGCTGGGCATCATGATGGTGGCCGCGCCGGGCGTGCCGGGCGGCGCGATCATGGCGGCCGTTGGCCTCCTGCAGGCGAACCTCGGCTTCGACGAGTCGGCGATCTCTCTCATGATCGCCGCCTACATCGTTGTCGACTCCTTCGGCACCGCCGCCAACGTCACCGGCGACGGCGCCATCGCGCTCATCGTCAACCGCTTCGCGGCCGGCCGCATCCAGGGTTACAAGCTCGAGCAGCGCGAGCTTGTCGACGCCTCCCCCAACGCATCCGGATCCACCGTGGCCAACCCCGCCTAA
- a CDS encoding glycerol dehydrogenase, which yields MTVSHTQDKMYTGPSRYVQGIDLIDRAAHYLKPLGSAPLIIADEVVWDIAGQMLQDSLRGDGMEATHEVFGGEASLNEIGRIVEKAQAGETDVIIGLGGGKTIDTARAVADKLSLPVAIFPTAVSADAPTARVSVIYTDEGVFDSYLFYDRNPDLVAVDTRVIANAPVRTLRSGLGDALATLVEARAVHRANGRRMDDSSRPTLAGLALAEKCEETLFAYAHQALKDAEEHIVSPALEAICEANTLLSGLGFENGGLAAVHAIHNGFTALDGDIHHMSHGEKVAFGIGVQLMLTGATREEADRYFGFLQSVGLPTTLEEIHLADATDDDLYKIAELACSSEETLKQMPGEHTPTDVVQAIRAADRYARSLRERNAQ from the coding sequence ATGACCGTTTCCCATACACAGGACAAGATGTACACGGGGCCTTCCCGCTACGTGCAGGGCATCGACCTTATTGACCGCGCCGCACACTACCTCAAGCCGCTCGGTTCGGCCCCGCTCATCATCGCCGACGAGGTCGTCTGGGACATCGCGGGCCAGATGCTTCAGGACAGCCTTCGCGGCGACGGGATGGAGGCCACGCACGAGGTTTTCGGTGGCGAGGCTTCTCTGAACGAGATCGGCCGCATTGTGGAGAAAGCACAGGCGGGCGAAACCGACGTGATCATCGGCCTCGGCGGCGGCAAGACCATCGACACCGCCCGCGCCGTGGCCGACAAGCTTTCCCTGCCAGTAGCAATTTTCCCCACTGCCGTGTCTGCCGACGCGCCGACCGCCCGCGTCTCCGTGATCTACACCGACGAGGGCGTGTTCGACTCCTACCTCTTCTACGACCGCAACCCAGACCTCGTGGCGGTGGACACCCGCGTCATCGCGAACGCGCCCGTGCGCACGCTTCGCTCCGGGCTTGGCGACGCCCTCGCAACCCTCGTGGAGGCCCGCGCCGTGCACCGCGCCAACGGCCGCCGCATGGACGACTCCTCCCGCCCCACCTTGGCCGGCCTGGCGCTGGCGGAAAAGTGCGAGGAGACGCTCTTTGCCTACGCCCACCAGGCGCTGAAGGACGCGGAGGAGCACATCGTTTCCCCGGCACTCGAGGCCATCTGTGAGGCGAACACGCTGCTGTCCGGCCTGGGCTTCGAAAACGGGGGGCTGGCCGCCGTCCACGCGATCCACAACGGCTTCACCGCCCTCGACGGCGACATCCACCACATGTCGCACGGCGAGAAGGTGGCCTTCGGTATCGGCGTGCAGCTCATGCTCACCGGCGCCACCCGCGAGGAGGCCGACCGCTACTTCGGCTTCCTCCAGTCCGTCGGCCTGCCGACCACCCTGGAGGAGATCCACCTCGCCGACGCCACCGACGACGACCTGTACAAGATCGCCGAGCTCGCCTGCTCCAGCGAGGAGACGCTGAAGCAGATGCCGGGCGAGCACACCCCAACCGACGTCGTGCAGGCGATCCGCGCGGCGGACCGCTACGCCCGCTCGCTGCGCGAGCGCAACGCTCAGTAG
- a CDS encoding dihydroxyacetone kinase family protein → MADNAQPSPPLRSFRNNPHDFSAEAVGGTVAAHPDAEWNPAGFIHQASPVVTDSGEPAVAVISGGGSGHEPMHSGFIGRGMLAAACPGHLFTSPNAVQIAEATAWADQGRGVLHVVKNYTGDVMNFSVACRMTPEVETATVVVKEDIATERGDEEGPGRRGTAATILVEKVAGAAARRGDDLETVREKAQWVADNSRSMAVALAPGYLPTSGRDTFDLDSGDMEVGVGIHGERGVAREKIKSARDIVEAILPGIVEALGLADGDEVVCLTNGLGGTTLLEIHLVFGEVLTWLAERGITVRRSLNGTFVTSVNMHGVSVTLTRCNDEIAELLDAPTAAPAWPAAIGTEATFAPAEMSFADKLPETGEENLWLTGFIERAQAGVDDLTELDRIAGDGDFGANIDAAFGDIELPLRGRDGDILEGLAHRCLVRSGGTSGAVFGTLFTELSHAVEDRLTTESLAAGLNSAYEAIHELGGAEYGDKTMVDALYPAARALAEIDPGTPLEEAMAAAREAAVEGVAHTREISAKKGRASYLGESTKDVPDPGAIVVTWLLGSEDPVATHYTV, encoded by the coding sequence ATGGCCGACAACGCACAGCCCTCACCGCCCCTGCGCTCCTTCCGCAACAACCCGCACGATTTCTCGGCGGAGGCGGTGGGAGGCACCGTCGCCGCCCACCCGGATGCGGAGTGGAACCCGGCGGGCTTCATCCACCAGGCCTCCCCCGTGGTCACCGACAGCGGGGAGCCGGCCGTCGCCGTGATCTCGGGCGGCGGCTCGGGCCACGAGCCCATGCACAGCGGCTTCATCGGCCGGGGCATGCTCGCCGCGGCGTGCCCCGGGCACCTGTTCACCTCCCCCAACGCCGTGCAGATCGCGGAGGCGACCGCGTGGGCGGACCAGGGCCGCGGGGTGCTGCACGTGGTGAAGAACTACACCGGCGACGTGATGAACTTCTCCGTCGCCTGCCGCATGACCCCGGAGGTGGAGACCGCCACCGTGGTGGTCAAGGAGGACATCGCCACCGAGCGGGGCGACGAGGAGGGGCCCGGCCGGCGCGGCACCGCAGCCACCATCCTCGTGGAAAAGGTTGCCGGCGCCGCCGCCCGCCGCGGAGACGACCTCGAGACGGTGCGGGAGAAGGCCCAGTGGGTCGCCGACAACTCCCGCAGCATGGCCGTCGCGCTCGCGCCGGGATACCTGCCCACCTCGGGCCGCGACACCTTCGACCTGGACAGCGGCGACATGGAGGTCGGCGTGGGTATTCACGGCGAGCGTGGCGTGGCCCGCGAGAAGATCAAGTCGGCGCGCGACATCGTCGAGGCGATCCTGCCCGGCATCGTCGAGGCGCTCGGGCTCGCAGACGGCGACGAGGTCGTCTGCTTGACCAACGGGCTCGGCGGCACCACCCTGCTCGAGATCCACCTCGTGTTCGGCGAGGTGCTCACCTGGCTCGCCGAGCGCGGCATCACCGTGCGCCGCAGCCTCAACGGCACCTTCGTCACCTCCGTCAACATGCACGGCGTGTCCGTCACGCTCACGCGCTGCAACGACGAGATCGCAGAGCTTCTCGACGCCCCCACGGCCGCCCCGGCCTGGCCCGCCGCAATCGGCACCGAGGCAACGTTTGCCCCGGCGGAGATGAGCTTCGCCGACAAGCTGCCGGAGACCGGCGAGGAGAACCTCTGGCTGACGGGCTTCATCGAGCGGGCCCAGGCGGGCGTGGACGACCTCACCGAGCTGGACCGCATCGCCGGCGACGGCGACTTCGGCGCCAACATCGACGCTGCCTTCGGCGACATCGAGCTGCCCCTGCGAGGCCGCGACGGCGACATCCTCGAGGGCCTCGCCCACCGCTGCCTCGTGCGCTCCGGGGGAACATCGGGAGCCGTCTTCGGCACCCTGTTCACCGAGCTCTCCCACGCCGTGGAGGACCGCCTCACCACGGAGTCGCTCGCGGCGGGGCTGAACAGCGCGTACGAGGCCATCCACGAGCTCGGCGGGGCGGAGTACGGTGACAAGACGATGGTGGACGCCCTCTACCCCGCCGCTCGGGCGCTGGCGGAGATCGACCCCGGCACCCCGCTCGAGGAGGCCATGGCCGCCGCCCGCGAGGCGGCCGTCGAGGGCGTGGCGCACACCCGCGAGATCTCGGCGAAGAAGGGCCGCGCCTCCTACCTCGGCGAGTCCACGAAGGACGTGCCGGACCCCGGCGCGATCGTGGTGACCTGGCTCCTCGGGTCCGAGGACCCGGTGGCCACCCACTACACTGTCTAA
- a CDS encoding ABC transporter ATP-binding protein: MASVTFDNAMRIYPGADTPSVDALDLEIADGEFLVLVGPSGSGKSTALRMLAGLEETNSGRILIGDRDVTNLEPKERDIAMVFQNYALYPHMSVRENMGFALKLAGMDKARINERVEEAARTLDLTEYLDRKPKALSGGQRQRVAMGRAIVRQPQVFLMDEPLSNLDAKLRVQTRTQIASLQRRMGVTTLYVTHDQTEALTMGDRIAVLNFGVLQQVGTPRELYDTPRNVFVAGFIGSPAMNLATFTVDPSTRTASAGEASIALDSAHLSALTPSDNNQIVLGFRPEALEMVGAEAEGAFPVHVDIVEELGSDSYLYGTLAGGDLVVRTPPRSGVREGDTVHVRVVPGELHAFSASTGERI, translated from the coding sequence ATGGCCAGCGTCACCTTCGACAACGCAATGCGCATCTACCCGGGGGCGGATACCCCCTCCGTCGACGCGCTCGACCTTGAGATCGCGGACGGAGAGTTCCTCGTCCTCGTTGGACCTTCCGGCTCCGGCAAATCCACCGCGCTGCGCATGCTCGCCGGCCTGGAGGAGACAAACTCCGGACGCATTCTCATCGGCGACCGCGACGTGACCAACCTCGAGCCCAAGGAACGCGACATCGCCATGGTGTTCCAGAACTACGCGCTCTACCCGCACATGTCCGTACGCGAGAACATGGGCTTCGCCCTCAAGCTCGCCGGGATGGACAAGGCGCGGATCAACGAGCGCGTCGAGGAAGCCGCGCGCACCCTCGACCTCACCGAATACCTCGACCGCAAGCCGAAGGCCCTGTCCGGCGGACAGCGGCAGCGCGTGGCAATGGGCCGAGCCATCGTCCGCCAGCCGCAGGTCTTCCTCATGGACGAGCCGCTGAGCAACCTCGACGCCAAGCTGCGCGTGCAGACCCGCACGCAGATCGCCAGCCTGCAGCGCCGCATGGGCGTGACCACCCTGTATGTCACCCACGATCAGACCGAGGCGCTGACCATGGGCGACCGCATCGCCGTGCTCAACTTCGGCGTGCTGCAGCAGGTGGGCACCCCGCGCGAGCTCTACGACACCCCGCGCAACGTCTTCGTCGCCGGTTTCATCGGCTCGCCGGCCATGAACCTGGCCACCTTCACCGTTGACCCCTCCACCCGCACGGCTTCCGCGGGCGAGGCGAGCATTGCGCTTGATAGCGCCCATCTGAGCGCGCTGACCCCCTCCGACAACAACCAGATTGTGCTCGGGTTCAGGCCCGAGGCGCTCGAAATGGTCGGCGCCGAGGCCGAGGGTGCCTTCCCCGTTCACGTGGACATCGTGGAGGAGCTGGGATCGGACTCGTACCTCTACGGCACACTCGCCGGGGGCGACCTCGTAGTGCGCACGCCCCCGCGCTCGGGCGTGCGGGAGGGCGACACCGTCCACGTCCGCGTCGTCCCTGGCGAACTGCACGCGTTCAGTGCCTCCACGGGGGAGCGCATCTAG
- a CDS encoding GntP family permease, whose protein sequence is MENWTPVLGAGPLLAITAAAVALILVMVIVLRVHAFLALIIASALTAIAAGIPLSGVVPTMTQGFGSTLASVALLVGLGAMVGRLVEVSGGAKSLAEALVNAFGEHRAPLALGVASLIMGFPIFFDAGLIVMLPIIFAVARRLNGPLLAYGIPAAGAFSAMHVFVPPHPGPVAAAEFFSARMDLVLLFGLIVALPTWYVSGYLWGVFLGKKYPFTVSDALIGREIDDADLPRTPAGPGAVVFILLLPMLLIFGNTGLNALATAGVIPEDANWVEFFSFLGQTPIALLITVLVAMVLLGTRGGFSRDRIEKIVDSALGPVCAVILITGAGGMFGGVLRTSGIGDALADSMAGLGIPVILACYLIALALRLAQGSATVALTTAAALMVPAVEAGGYSATQLALVVLATAAGSVFGSHVNDSGFWLVGRLMGMDTATTLKTWTVNQVLVSVVGFAIILAMFGAATALR, encoded by the coding sequence ATGGAAAATTGGACCCCTGTGCTGGGCGCAGGCCCGTTATTGGCTATTACCGCTGCGGCAGTGGCGCTGATTTTGGTGATGGTCATCGTCTTGCGCGTCCACGCGTTCCTGGCGCTGATCATCGCCTCCGCACTGACCGCCATCGCCGCAGGCATCCCGCTGAGCGGCGTCGTACCCACGATGACGCAGGGTTTCGGCAGCACGCTCGCATCCGTCGCGCTCCTCGTGGGGCTCGGCGCGATGGTGGGGCGGCTCGTGGAGGTCTCCGGCGGGGCAAAATCGCTTGCCGAGGCCCTAGTCAACGCCTTCGGTGAGCACCGCGCGCCCCTCGCCCTCGGGGTGGCCTCGCTCATCATGGGCTTCCCCATCTTCTTCGACGCGGGCTTGATCGTCATGCTGCCCATCATCTTCGCTGTGGCTCGCCGCCTCAACGGCCCGCTTCTGGCGTACGGCATTCCGGCGGCCGGCGCGTTCTCCGCGATGCACGTCTTCGTTCCCCCGCACCCCGGCCCCGTCGCCGCCGCCGAATTCTTCAGCGCCCGGATGGACTTGGTGCTGCTCTTCGGCCTGATCGTGGCCCTGCCCACCTGGTACGTCTCCGGATACCTGTGGGGCGTGTTCCTGGGCAAGAAGTACCCGTTCACTGTTTCCGACGCGCTGATCGGGCGCGAGATCGACGACGCCGACCTTCCGCGCACCCCTGCGGGCCCCGGCGCGGTGGTGTTCATCCTGCTCCTGCCCATGCTGCTCATCTTCGGTAACACGGGCCTGAACGCGCTGGCTACGGCGGGCGTGATTCCGGAGGATGCCAACTGGGTGGAATTCTTCTCCTTCCTCGGCCAGACCCCGATCGCGCTGCTGATTACCGTGTTGGTGGCGATGGTTCTGCTGGGCACCCGGGGCGGTTTCTCCCGCGATCGCATCGAGAAGATTGTGGACAGCGCTCTCGGCCCGGTGTGCGCCGTCATTCTGATTACCGGCGCCGGCGGGATGTTCGGCGGCGTGCTGCGCACATCCGGCATCGGTGACGCACTGGCGGACTCCATGGCAGGCCTCGGCATCCCCGTCATCCTCGCCTGCTACCTCATCGCGCTCGCGCTCCGCCTCGCCCAGGGGTCGGCAACGGTCGCGCTGACCACGGCGGCCGCTCTCATGGTCCCCGCCGTGGAGGCCGGCGGCTATTCGGCGACCCAGCTCGCGCTCGTGGTGCTGGCCACCGCCGCCGGCTCGGTCTTCGGCAGCCACGTCAACGACTCCGGTTTCTGGCTGGTCGGCCGGCTCATGGGAATGGACACCGCGACCACGCTCAAGACGTGGACCGTCAACCAGGTCCTCGTCAGCGTGGTTGGCTTCGCCATCATTCTGGCGATGTTTGGCGCAGCCACCGCGCTGCGTTAA
- a CDS encoding SDR family oxidoreductase codes for MKIDLSNRFKDKTVIITGGASGLGLAAAERIAAEGGSLLLVDMNEDGLADAKKNLESDYPGVKVETFAADVSQEEQVKAYVDKAIEVFGQIDGFFNNAGIEGKQNLTHEFGADEFAKVIGVNLNGAFFGMQEVLKHMKERGYGRIVNAASVGGIRGVGNQSGYAASKHGVVGLTRNSAREYGQDGISINAIAPGAIMTDMVEKSLRQMGGDDWEAAGKEFVKVNPKNRFGKPEEVGALVAFLLSEESGFINGTVVPFDGGQHAMY; via the coding sequence GTGAAGATCGATCTCAGCAACCGTTTCAAAGACAAAACCGTCATTATCACCGGTGGCGCGTCGGGCTTGGGCCTCGCCGCCGCCGAGCGTATCGCCGCCGAGGGGGGCAGCCTCCTGCTCGTGGATATGAACGAGGACGGCCTCGCCGACGCCAAGAAGAACCTCGAATCCGACTACCCGGGCGTGAAGGTGGAGACTTTCGCCGCGGACGTCTCCCAGGAGGAGCAGGTTAAGGCGTACGTGGATAAGGCCATCGAGGTGTTCGGACAGATCGACGGCTTCTTCAACAACGCCGGTATCGAGGGCAAGCAGAACCTCACCCACGAGTTCGGGGCCGATGAGTTTGCGAAGGTCATCGGCGTGAACCTCAACGGCGCCTTCTTCGGAATGCAGGAAGTGCTCAAGCACATGAAGGAGCGCGGTTACGGGCGCATCGTGAACGCGGCGTCCGTCGGCGGCATCCGCGGCGTGGGCAACCAGTCCGGCTACGCCGCCTCCAAACATGGCGTAGTGGGCCTTACCCGCAACTCCGCCCGCGAGTACGGCCAGGACGGCATCTCCATCAACGCCATTGCTCCCGGCGCGATCATGACCGACATGGTGGAGAAGTCCCTGCGCCAGATGGGCGGCGACGATTGGGAAGCCGCAGGCAAGGAGTTTGTCAAGGTCAACCCGAAGAACCGCTTCGGCAAGCCGGAGGAGGTTGGCGCGCTTGTCGCGTTCCTGCTCTCCGAGGAGTCCGGGTTCATCAACGGCACCGTCGTCCCGTTCGACGGCGGCCAGCACGCCATGTACTAG